The sequence below is a genomic window from Chloroflexota bacterium.
TGGCCGGAGACGGGACCGAACCAGCGGTGTTGGAAGAGGCTGGGATCGCGGGCGCTGATGTGTTAGCGGCAGTGACCGGTGATGATGAGACCAACCTGGTGGCAACAAACCTGGCCCGTTTCGAGTTCGAAGTCCCACGGGTTATCGCCCGGGTGAACAACCCGCGCAATGCCTGGCTTTTCACGCCGGCGATGGGTGTAGATGTAGCAGTCAACCAGGCTGACTTAATGGCCCGGCTGATCGCAGAAGAGATGTCACTGGGCGACATGATGATGTTAATGAAACTCCGGCGCGGGAAAGTGGCCATCGTAGAGGAGAAAATAGACGCAGGGGCCCCAGCCGACGGTCACGTGCTGAGTGATCTCAGCATTCCATCAGGCAGTAATATCATGGCAGTGATTCGCAAAGATGAGGTTATTGTGCCCGATGGGTCCACACGGCTGCAGGCTGGCGATGAAATCATCGCCATAGTACGCTCAGATATGGCTCCGATGTTGGCGAGACTCTTTGGGAATCCTTCAGCCAGTTGAGGAAGCGGAGACTTCGTGAAAAGCCATCTCCTGTTCCCTTGATTGGGGAACAACAAAATAGTCTATGCCGACGCTAAGGTGGCGAGCCAATGCTTCCAGGTCAGCCAAAGGGATATCTTTTTCGCCATACTCATACTGAGACAACCGACGAGTTGAGATCCCTACAGCAGCGGCACATTCTTTCTGTGAGATATTCGCCTCCAGGCGTGCTTGTTTCAGCAGCGCACCGATGATTTTACGGCGCAATTCCATCGCCTTTTCAGAAGGAACTTTAGAGGGCGTCACTGTCGCCGTTTCATCAAAGAAGTACATCAGAGGGACATTACACAGGATAGCCACCACTTCCAATTCCGGCAACGAAATCTCTTTCTCACCCAATTCATACTGAGATATGCGTCGTGCCGTAACCCCCAATGCTTTAGCCACATCCTTCTGGCTTTTGCCAGCGTTCTCGCGAGCGCTGCGAATCAACAAACCGACGATCTTGGAACGGATCTGGCGGGCTTTTTCGCTCACTTCTCTGCCTCCGGGATAACCTCTGGCCTGACAAATTACATTTTATCAAGAATGGCTCAAACAGGCAACTTGTGCTGGACAACCTTGTTAATTTCCACTATACTCCTTGCCCAAGAAAGGCGCGCAAATGATCAAAGCAGACCTGCACGTCCACACCAGCGCTTCGCGAGACTCTATGCTCTCACCCGAGGAGTTGATTGCTTTGTGTTTGCGGCGGGGCATTGGCGCGTTGGCTGTTACCGACCATAATCATATCGCTGGGGCGCTACGCCTGCGTGAGATAGCGCCCTTCCCAGTAATTGTTGGCGAAGAAATCCAGACTACCTGCGGTGAGATAATGGGGCTGTTTTTAGAGGAAACAGTCCCCAAGAACTTGTCTCCAGAAGAGACTGTGATCCGCATCAAGGAACAGGGCGGGTTGGTTATAATACCACATCCATTTGACCGAGTACGTCGCTCTGTATTACGCCGAGATGCATTATATGCTATTCTGGATCAGGTAGACGGTATTGAGGTTTTCAATGCACGCGTGACTCTGCCTAATGATAACATCCGCGCACGGGCTTTAGCTGAGGAGCGTGGCCTTTTGCAGACTGCTGGTAGCGATGGACATATCGCCTGTGAGATAGGCAACGCCTGGGTTGAGATGCCAGAGTTCGAAGACAAAGAAGGTTTCCTTCATGCACTGGCTCAGGGGCGGGTGCATGGTTCGCTGACGAATCCTTTTATCCACGTCATAGGTACGTGGGTCAAGTGGCACAAGCGCCTTAAAGGAAAGCAATCTGTACTATGAATATCGCGACCTCATTATTGGGCCTCTTCGTCTCGCTGCTTGCGGCTGTTTTCCCCACTCTTATCTACGCTGGCATCGTGCATTGGTTCGATCGTTACGAAAAGGAACCGTTCCGGCTGATAGTTTTGGCTTTCTTGTGGGGAGCCATCCCCGCAACGGCGCTATCACTGGTGGTCGAGATCCTATTGGATGCACCCTTAGCGGCCCTGGGTACAACATCGGCAGAGTTCGTTTCTTCCACCGCTGTGGCCCCATTTGTGGAAGAGGCCATCAAGGGGTTGGCGTTGCTCGGGCTTTTCCTTTTCCGCCGATGTGAGTTCGACAATGTTTTGGATGGCATCATATACGGCGCGTTGGTGGGTCTTGGCTTTGCTATGGCCGAGAATTTCATCTACTTCACCAGCGCTTTCCATGAAGGCGGTTACAGTCAACTCACGTTTGTGATTCTGATGCGCTCGTTCGTTTTCGGGCTTAACCACGCGCTGTACACTTCGGTGACTGGTGCAGGACTGGGGTATGTGCGCATAGCCCGATCGCGTTGGAGGCGTTGGGGAATACCTCTGATGGCCTTTGGTGCGAGCGTTGGCCTGCATATCTTCCATAACTTCTTCGCTACGTTGGCAGAGCAGCACTTAATTGGTTTACTAATCGGTTTTGCGGGTGATTGGGCTGCAATCCTCGTGGTGTTCTTTGTCATTGCCTTAGCCTGGCGCGAAGAGAAGAAATGGATTGCAGAAGAACTTAGATCCGAGGTAGAACTCGGAACACTCTCAGCCGAGGAGTACGCAATGACCATCTCCTATCGAAACCGGCTGCGAGCCCAACTGGGCGCATTGCTGAGTAATAGTCTGCGCCACGCTCGCGCACTAAGCCGACTGTCACAGTTGGCTACCGAACTCGCCTTCAAGAAGCACCAGGTCTGGATTCACGGGCCCAGTAGTCCGGAATCGAGACTGATAGAAGAACTGCGCGTTCGCATCAAGGAGCACAGGAGAAACGCAACCGTTTGAAAAGTGCATTCGAGGAAGGAGTGAGCAATCTATGCGTATCGCGGTCTTAAGTGACATCCATGACCACATTTGGAACCTGGAGAAAGTCTTAGCCCGAGAGGACGTCCAAGAGGCCGGCGCTCTGATCTTTTGTGGTGATTTCTGCGCCCCCTTCACTCTCAAGCAAATGGCCGATGGTTTCGTCGGCCCGGTGCATGCGATCTTCGGCAACAACGACGGCGACAAATTCCTGCTCAGCAAGATCGCCCAGGGGACAAAGAATATCACTTTATACGACGAGATGGGCGAAGTTGAATTCGAGGGAGTGCGCCTCGCCTTCGTGCATTACACCAAACTAGGAAGATATCTAGCCGCCTCTGGTCATTTTGCAGCCGTCTTCAGTGGCCACACCCATGAGGCGGGGCAAGAGACCATTGGCAAAACGTTGTGGGCGAATCCTGGCGAGATAATGGGTCGGTTCGGGACTCCTTCGTACGGCATTTATGATACCGAAACGGGGGTTTTCACGCACCGATTGCTGTAGGGAAGGTTATCCTACCCCTGCACACGGATATCCTTCATTCGCTCTTCTTTGAGAGAGACCGCCGTGGCTTTCGTGAACGGGGTTTTATCTCCAGTTCATCGAAATCCACCACTTCTTTGCCCCGCAGGCGTTCCACAATCTTGCGAGCGATGAGCTCCATGTGGGCATTGTATTTCACAAAATCTAAGTCATCCGAGGGAACCGTTAACACCGGGCACAGGGAGAAGCGTTCGATCCACTCTTCGTACAGATTATTGAGTTGTTCCAAATAGGCAGGGGATACGTCACGCTCGAAGTCACGTCCTCGCTGGCGGATACGCTTGAGCAGGGTGGGGACCGAGGCCCGGAGGTAAATCACTAGGTCAGGAGGGGGCAGAAATTGGGTCAGAACCTCATATAATTCACGGTAACTGCGGTGATCGCGTTCGGTCATAAGGCCCTGGCGATAAAGGTTTTCGGCGAATATCTCGGCATCTTCGTAGACGCTGCGGTCCTGCACCACCGTGTTGGGATGGTCGAGAATCTGGCGATGATGGCGCAAGCGGCGGGTGAGGAAAAAGATTTGGGAATGGAAACTCCATGTTCTCATGTCCTTGTAAAAATCGGCCAGGTAGGGGTTATCATCCACCGCCTCATAGAAGGGTTCCCAGCCCAATTTCCGGCTGAGTAGTTCTGTCAACGTGGATTTGCCCACGCCGATATTGCCTGCCACAGCAATGAACTTCTTAACCATGGCTTCACTCCTCTCCGTGCTCTCCTTCGCAACGGCTGCGCATCTTTTCCAGATAAGCATCTTCCAGATCCACACCTACCTGATTCGCCAGGCGAATCAGGTAGGCCAGACTCTCCGCCAGTCTCTGGCGCAAGCCCGGCAAGTTTTGACGCAAAGCCTCTTCACGCGCCTCCTCTTGATTGCCCAGTTGTTGCTGCAATGCCTCTTGGGTAGCCCACGTCCTTTTGAGCAGACTTGCCAACTCCCCGATCTCCTCCTGAAGACCAATAAAATCGAAGTAGAGGTCGGTATAGAAGCCCCTCTCTTCACCCAAGGCGCGGTGCAACCTCTGGAAATCGCCCAGCCTTCGTCGTGAAGTTTGCAGGATAACCTCCGGCTGCTCCACTGATATCGTTCCAAGAGGCAACGGGCGTTGATGGGTGCCCTGCCCCAAGGCCGTGCGGATGCGAGCAACCACACTGGCCAAATCATCCGGGTTCCGCACCCAATCGAGTTCATTAGTGTCTATGGGAAGGACCGGGGTCTGGCGATACTCCGCGAAGAAATTTTCATAAGCCCGGCGTAGGTCGTCAATGTACTGGCGTGACATCGCCCGCTCATAGGGGCGGTCGCGCACAGCAATACGCTCCAAGAGCACATCGGTGTCAGCACGGAGGTAGACAACTAGATCGGGCAGTGGAATATTCTCGGCTAGTTCTTGATGTAGCCGTTCGTAGACATCCAATTCATCGCCTTTTAAATTCAGGTGAGCGAAGAGGCGATCTTTGGCAAACATATAATCGCTGATCAGAGTGGAGCGCCCCACCAAGGGCAAAACTGCGCGGTGTTGTTGGCGATACCGGGAGAGGAGGAAGAATATCTGCGTCTGGAAGGCGTATTTCTCACGGTCGGCGTAGAAATCGCTCAGGAAAGGATTTTGTTCAAACACTTCGAGAAGCAGTTGAGCCCGGAAATCATCTTTCATCAGGCGAGCCAAGGTGGTCTTGCCCACCCCGATTGGGCCCTCAATAGCAATATAGGGGTTGTCCGCCATACACTCATTCTCCCTTACAGACGGCTTCGCCCACCTCAGAGCATGCAGTTTTTCGGAACTCTGCATATGGATGGGCTAAGCCGAAGACTATCCTCCCCCGTGTTTGACAAATCCGTTATAGCCCAGACCTTTCCGGGCTCGATCGTTATGAAACAGCACCATCTTGCCTCCAAAGGTCCCTATCCTTGTGTTCCCTCGCTTTTGGAAGTGTCCTTTGGTTTCCGTGGAAGAGTCTCTGTGCACCGGCAAGCCCTATTCCACGATCAGGCTCACGTCCGACACCAGACTTTCATAACTCCACCCCGAAGCGTACACTCGTAACGAAACGATTTTGTATGGTACGATGGGCAAGTGGCCAATCAGGTTACCAGAATCGAAGGGGTACCACATTGCTTGAGGGATCTGCAAGCCATTCTGTGTGGGGTTCCCTGCCAGATTCTGGTAATAGAATCCCTGTACCCAATGCGTCTCGCTGCCGTACACATCCCGGTAAGTCATACGAATCATGAGCGGGTACTCCGAACTCTGGTAGCCGCCTCCCGATAGACTCTGGTAAACCAGTTTCACGTTAGCGCGGATAATGAGGGTAGTAGGCGGATCGGGAAAGTCGCGATCAATCGTCTGCTCAATGATGGTCTCGCAGTGGTTGTACTCTCCACCGGTGCGGTAGAAGCGTACGGCGCGAAATCCTCCATCGGTGACCATAGTAACCGTGCCGTCCACGTTACCGCCGTCGCCACCTTGATCGTTGAAAGCACGCCAGCCAGTGCTGAGCGGTTGGCTGAAGTCCCCGTTAATCAAAATATCCCGTGCCGCAGGCAAGGGCACAGTTGGAGCCTCACCAGCGCGTACAGATGTGCGCTCCCGCTGTGACAAGTACACTGTCTCCTCTGCGGAGCGCACGCCTGGGTTGGTGGAGGTAACTGTGGCCTCTCCGCGATGGGCCACGACCTCGGTGCGCTCGTTGGTTACGTCAATGGTGTAACTGCCATTTGGCGCTAGAGATGACACTGCTTGAAGGGAATGGACCTCATAGTGGGTCGGTCGCTCCAGTGCCAACACCGTGACCATGCGCATACGCCCGCCTCGCATTTCAATGCTGATCTCGCTCGGTTTTCTGCTCAGGCTGAAACGCGGGGAACGCATCCGGCTCAATTCTACTTGACTAGGGTTGAACAACCGGATGAAGGACTGGTCAAAAAACGTGACAATAGCCTGGGCCTTTTCGTCCACGATGATGGTACTGCCCTCGGGTACCGAGATGCTATTACCTGCCATAACAGGTTTGGCCGGACCGCCTCGCGGGTCCTCCACCACAACCGTCCCTTCCAAGGACTCCACTAGGGCCTCGCGCGCAACAGTGGCGTTAATCAGATACGAACGCACACCCCATGGCACCGCTATTACCAGGAAGCAGAACACGGCAAAACTGACCAAGAGGACGGCCCAGGCCAATCGTTCGGGGTTGCGTCGCATTAGTAGCGCACCTCGAACCCGCGGAATTCACCGCTTGCTTTGTCCCAGGTAACGTCTACCCTCTCCACATGTGCCCCAGGCGGTCCTTGCCGTAAGTAGGCCAAGAATCTTTCTAAGGTTGCTTCTGGTCCTTCGGCTACTACCTCGACCGTGCCATCCCACTGGTTGCGCACATAGCCGCGTAAGCCCAGCATGTGAGCACGTTGGTAGGTGGAGTACCGGAAACCTACGCCTTGCACCCAGCCGTGCACTACGGCGTGGAAACGTCGCTCTTCGCTGGAATTTGAGGACCCATCTTCAGGCATCGCCACCACTTCCTCAACCCAGAAGTTGTTCTACGTAGTCACCACATTACGAAAAGACGCGAGGCTCGGTGATCATCGAGCCGTGTGAGCCCAGCATCCAGGGCCAATCGAACAGCCTGCTGGTACTCGGCATCCGTGATGCGGCGACGAAGTGCCGGTTCTTTCGCGGCCTGATAGCAAGGGCGATATTGAGCCATCACGTTGAGATACGTGTTCCGCGAGATCTCCTTGGCCAGGAAGCGCACGATGCCCGGCGTCCCCGCCAACCCTTCAGGCAACACAAGATGGCGCACCAACAGGCCTCGCTGGGCTACGCCGCGTTCGTCTATCACCAAATCACCAACCTGACGGTGCATCTCTTTCACTGCAGCGCGATTGACCGCAGGATAGTCCTTGATTTTCGACAGCCGCAAGGCTATGTCGGGATCATCGTATTTCATGTCGGGCATGTAGATATCCACTACGCCATCGAGTAGGGCCAAAGTGGACAAAGCATCATAGCCCCCCGTATTGTAGACCAGGGGCAGCCGTAAGCCCCGTTCTGCTGCGATCAGTAACCCGGCCAGGATCTGCGGCACCACATGGGTCGGTGAGACCAAATTGATGTTATGACACCCCATCTCTTGGAGACGCAGCATCATCGCAGCCAGTTCCTCGGGTTCGACTGGTTCACCATGTCCCTCCTGACTGATATCGCTGTTTTGACAATAAATGCAGCGGAGGTTGCACCAAGTGAAGAAAATGGTGCCCGAGCCGCCCCACCCGACGAGAGGCGCTTCTTCGCCGAAATGGGGGCCGTAACTGGATACGACAGCCCGCTCACCAGTGCGACAGGCTGCGCCCTTCGTGCCGGCGCGACGGTTGGCCCCACAGGAACGCGGGCAAATATCGCAGGCCTCCAATCGCTGATAAGCCTGTGCCACGCGCCGACGCAATTCACCGGTTCGCAAAAGATTCAAGTAGGCAGGTTCAAATAGTGAGGACACCCTTTCCCTCACTGAAGAAGACACAGACGCTCCTTCCTCAAGCTCCCGAAGACGGCTGCTGACCCGCAATTGGACTACCACTCCTCGTCCCAATACTCATCCTCGTCTGTTTCCTCCGATTCGTTCTCTTCCGCCTCCTGACTCCCATAGACAAGCAGATCGAAAGGTTCACTACCCAGCGTCAGTTCGGCCAGGGCTTCCTCGGCCGCTTCACGCAGTGCCTCATCTGCTCCTTGGCAACAACGTTCCAGTGCCCTCTGCGCTCGGTTCCCCCCAATCTGTCCGAGTGCCCATATGGCTGCCTCACGCACCTCCGGATCAGGATCCTCAATCAGCCGTATCAGTACTGTTACCGCAGCTTTCGCCTGTAATTCTCCGGCTGCGCGCGCTGCCTCGTAGCGCATAGCAGGGCTCTCGGAGTCTAATTCATTCAGGATGATCTCGGTCCAGTATGGATCAGCAGTGCGACCCATAGCAAATACCGCGCTGAGGCGCATCTGTTCGCTGGTATGGGCGTAAGCCTCGGCGATCACTTCCCGAACCCCCTCTTCGCACAGATAAGCGATGGATTCGATGGCGCGACGGCGAACCTCCAGAGTCTCGTTGGGTGAACGCACCACTTGCCACAGAGCCTCACGGGCTATCCTGGCGTACCGCTCGTCTAAGTCCCCCATTTCGGCCATCAGGACAAAACGAGCCAGCGATATAGCGGCAGCGGCTCGTACCATCTCTGCAGGATCATGTAACATCGCGCTGGCAAGGGGCTGCACCAGTGTGAAGTCCTCATCTTCCCACAGCCCTTCGATGGAAAGAGCACGGACCTCTGCATCCTCATCCTGCATAGTCGCCCGCAGCAGTACACGATAATCCAACTCGTAGTTCCTCTCCGCCGCTTCTGCGAGGAGCCGCACTATTTGACGCCGTCGCTCCAAAGCGATACTCGGCCAGCGTTGCACAAAGAGGTCTCTGTTATTGCGACTGAGGTCTGACAGCGCGTATAGATCTCCTGTTGCCAGGGGTGCGTTGACATCAGCGAGAACTAATAGTGTTTTCTCAAAATCCGAGACCATATTTACTCTCTACACAAGGGCCTGAAAAATGCAGCGATCGCAGGGTGCTTTTCAAATTCCTTTTGACCAGAGATCACCTCTACTGCCAAACGAAGCTACGTATCTCACTCGGCGGGCTAATGGGTACTCCCTCGCGCTCGCCATCGGCCCGTGTGCCTGTCTGGCGCATTACAATAACGCTCCACTCGAAACGGCGTTCGGTCTGTCCTGCCTGGTAATATAGCTCTCGCCATACCCGCCAGGACGTTTCTTTGATCCACGTACCTGAGTAACGAGGCTCGCCTCCCGCCGTGAAACGAATATTGACACTATACCACTCATCGTCAGCCAGTGTGCCAACCGGCTGCCACGCCAGGATAATGGTCGCCCCACTGCCATCGAACTGTTGGCCATCCGCTGGACTTAGGAGCGTTGGCGCGACGAAGGATAGAGTAGGAGTAGATGTAGCCTGTGGACGAACCGTAGCAGTCGGCGGAGCGGGCGTGGATGTCTCAGTAGGTGGCAAGGGCGTCGGTGTAGGCGTACGGGTACGGGTTCGCGTTGGTGTGGCAGTTGGCGTATCTGTGAATGTAGGCAATGGCGCGGAAGTGGGTGTGGATAGGAAAGCGAAGGAAGGTAGATGTACCTCTGAGAACAGCGCTCGGAATCTATCCCGGGCCACATTGCGACCCACGTACCACCCCACCAACAAAATCAGTGCTATGGCCATACCGCGCAGCCTATTGCGAATGCCAGGACGCAGCGGTGCCCCACAGTTTGAGCAAGCAAACAACCCCGCTGGCACAACCGCATGACAGTGGCTGCACTCGATCCTTCGTTGTGCACGGGTATTTATATTGGCCCCACATTCCGGGCAGATATACAGGCCCGATGGGACTTTGCTACCGCAATTTGGACAACGCATTGGTCTCTCAGGGCAAGGGCGACCCGCCCTGCAAGAAACGCATCACATCGAAATAGGAGATCAGTAGCATAAGCGCTACCAGTGCTAACAGGCCTATGAAGTGTACGAAACCTTCTTTTTCTGGCGCGATGCGCTTGCCGCCGCGCAATCCCTCAACGATAATAAACAACACCCGTCCGCCGTCCAACCCAGGAATAGGCAGCAGATTGAAGACGAAAAAGTTGACGCTCAAAAAGGCAGCAAACCGAATCAGGCTGATGATTCCAGAACGGGCTACAATACCGGTCATCTGCATGATACCCACCGGCCCCGCAAAGTCCTGTGGGCTCACCTGTCCCTGAAACAGATATTCAAACGTCGTGGCAATTAGTCCCACCATAGATCCAACGTCCGCGAATCCTTTCGATATCGCCGTCCAAATCGGTTGGCGACGCGGCTCGAACACGTAATCCTTCATGCCAAGGCTCACTCCAAGCGCCCCTTGACCTGGCGGAGGGTTCACTCTCGGCGTGACACGCACGATCAGCGTCTCTGTACCCCGCTCGATGGTCAAAGAGATCTCTTGCCCAGCCAATTCCTTGATACGATTTACCATGTCCACATACGTATGGAAAGGTGTACCTTCCACCGCCACGATCACATCATCAGGACGCAAGCCAGCGGCCTCGGCTGGCGACGCTGGTGCTACTTCGTGAATCACTACTTTGCCAACTGCTACCGGTTCGCCAATTAGATAGACTGAAGTCGCTAATAAGATTGCAAGCAGCAGGTTCATAAGTGGGCCCGCGGAGAGAGTAAGCAATCGGGTAGTGAGACTCTGGCGGGCAAAACTGTCGGGTGCGGAAGGATCTTCTTCTCCCAACATCCGCACGAACCCGCCCAACGGCAACGCATTCAGCGTGTACCTCGTTCCATCGCGCACGGCAATGGTCGCCAGGCGCGGCGGGAATCCTAAGCCAAATTCCTCCACTCTAATACCAGCACGTTTGGCAGCGATAAAATGCCCAGTCTCGTGAGCCAATACCAGCACACTAAAGACAACCACAAACGATGCTATCGTGAATAGCATTGATCGTCCCCTTCCCGTTTGGAGCACAATCGCCGGGACACATTCCTCCGGCGATTCATATTTTACATTAATTGCTGATATTAGGACAAGTCGCGATGGTGGGTACGCATTGGGATCTGGGCGGGCCTGGGCATGCCGAGGACTCCGAGGTGACTGCGAGCGCGCTGATTAAATTCCAAGTGGCTAGGGGTGGATGACCGTGCCACGCACTGGCTCGCCCAGCAATGCAGCGCGCACGCGCCCCGGATGTATCCCTGATAGGAGAGCAACGCGCAGATCCCCCAGTTCCCGCACTAAAGCCAACATTAGCATCACCTTCGATGCCATGCCGCCAGTTACATCCACGCCGTGCGAGCCCGAAAGCACTTGGATGACTTGAGCGGCGTTGGCTCTCGAAATCTCTGGTATCGGTTGTGCGCGGGGGTCTTTGTTGGGATCAGAGGTGAACACACCATTCACCTCTCCGGCCAAAATAATGCGTGAGGGATGCAATGCTCGTGCCAAATAGGCGAAGATCATCTCTGTGGAGATAATAGTGGTGCCCCACTCGGTGTCAAGCGCCACGTCGCCGTATACCAGCGGCACCAGTCCGTGCCTCAACAGTTCTTCCACAGGCCACTCGGCCATACTTACCAACCGTCCAGCCGTTGCTTGTGCTGAGGCCGATGGCTGAACTGAGACGACTGGGACACCCTCCGTCAAGAAAATGCCAGCCACGAGTCGGTTCAAATGGTTGGCCATAGCAGAGGTTTCCGCGTAACCCATCCAATTCGTAACACCTGTCTGCACGTGATACTTGTGGGCCACAATGTGGCCGAAGGAGCCAGCGCCATGCCCCAGCACCAACTGCAAATCAGGCCGGTTTTTCAGGGCCTCGCGTACCTCTCGCGCAAGCCGACGAGTGAGGCGACGGCGAAAAACTCCCGGCCGCCGCTTATCAGTGATAAGAGATCCGCCCAGTTTCAGAAAAACCAACTCAGTCAATGATCACCGTTTCTCCGTCTATTGTCACCCTGTCGCCGGTAACGATTTGTGAAATGTCCACTTGATCTACCATCGGGATGCCAGCAATAATCGCACCGACAGCAACGATGGGCTCGCTCTCGCTATTGATGATGGCGGCCGGGGCCACCCCATTGCGGGCTAGTCGGTAGATAATGTACGAGCCCACGGTGCTGCCTTTCCCAGAGGGAAAGACGAGTATACGCCCAGCGATGCTCTGGCCCTCCAGATCATGCCCAACTTCGATCACACAGGCCGTCTCTGGGTCCACGCCACCCAGAAAACTTATGGGTTCGCGACTCACCAACGCCAGGCCGGATGCCCGACCGGCCTTAATCACACGTCCCTTCAAGCGTCGTTCCACAGTGCTCATGACTTCTACCTTCGCCGATAGAGTGCAACCGCCAACGGGACACTATGGTCGCAGGAAATGGATGCCGACCGATGTGGCAGTGTGCTTGTCCTTCCCGTCACGGCCTTCGACCGGTCCCTCTCCATTGGCCAGTCAGCGCTGCGGCGATGCACCTCTCGAGCGGCCCGAAACGCACGTTTAAACCCAGCTGGCTCGGCGCGTAAAACGCAGTTTTCGCTGAGTTCGTGGCTAGACTTTGGAACCCCAATTCGGCCACTGGTGCAACGATAGGGCAAGTGTCTGCGACCACTTTCCCTCCTGCGTTCTCGATAGTGGCAACATAGCCACGCTGCTGGGCTTCCTCTTTCGTCTCGCGGGCAGTTGTTATCCACAGAGTTGCCCGTACGCGTTGACCAGTCAACGAGTCTGCGATGCGATGGAGAGTAGCAAGTGTGGCATGTGGACAGCCTATGTGCACGAAATCAATCTGGTCCAGGGGCCCATTCAACGCCGCGTAGCCCTCAGACAAACTACTCACCCGGACAACTCGGGCGTCAGAGCGGATGATTTCCGGCTGTGCTTCCGGGGTGACACCTTCCACGTGGTAGAGAGCCACGGCCCCGCTCGCAGCCATTGCTGCACCTAACGCCATCAGCCTATCCAACCCGCTTTCTTCTCCGGCCACAAGCGCATCAATCGCCCGGACTGGGTCGCCTGCCAAATCGCTCACATCGGGCACGTTTAAGTCCCGGAAATATGGCACCCCTGCGCCCACCAGCCGACCCACCAAATAACCCAGCGCACCGAAATCCGCTTCGGATTCCACGGCGCAGTCAACTTCGATGACGTAATCCGCCTGGCGATTCCTCTCGAGATGATAACCATAGCGTGCTGTCCGACCAGTAATGGCTGCTGCCAATGCGCTCGGACCACCTTCACGGTTGGTACGGGCACCCAAAACGCTGTTGGCAAAACAGACCGCGGAAGACTCGCTCCAAGCCACATGCGCGCCTGGTTTGGGCACATTCCCAACCAGATAGGGCGTACAGGTACAAGTACATCGCACACCCATAGTCGAAAAAGTTTCGATAACGGCGATCTGCTTTTCAGCAAAATCTTTGGAGAAACCCAACGTTTCCCAATCGCTCAGGTCCATACCCGCTGGGTTTAGCGTAGCGGGGACATGAACTCTTGCCCCCTCCGCAGCCCACTGGCGCAAGAATTCCAACCCAGCATCTCCCAGGTTCTTATAACTCACCCCAGAGATCTGGGCACTCTCGATGGGCACCAAGCCTTCCGCGCCGTATATTTTCCCCAGGGCCAGCACGATTTCCAGTGCCCGCTGAACTGCGGGCCC
It includes:
- a CDS encoding aconitase X catalytic domain-containing protein produces the protein MRDVRLNPEEQAMLSGAEGPAVQRALEIVLALGKIYGAEGLVPIESAQISGVSYKNLGDAGLEFLRQWAAEGARVHVPATLNPAGMDLSDWETLGFSKDFAEKQIAVIETFSTMGVRCTCTCTPYLVGNVPKPGAHVAWSESSAVCFANSVLGARTNREGGPSALAAAITGRTARYGYHLERNRQADYVIEVDCAVESEADFGALGYLVGRLVGAGVPYFRDLNVPDVSDLAGDPVRAIDALVAGEESGLDRLMALGAAMAASGAVALYHVEGVTPEAQPEIIRSDARVVRVSSLSEGYAALNGPLDQIDFVHIGCPHATLATLHRIADSLTGQRVRATLWITTARETKEEAQQRGYVATIENAGGKVVADTCPIVAPVAELGFQSLATNSAKTAFYAPSQLGLNVRFGPLERCIAAALTGQWRGTGRRP